A single window of Ictalurus furcatus strain D&B chromosome 3, Billie_1.0, whole genome shotgun sequence DNA harbors:
- the LOC128606104 gene encoding scrapie-responsive protein 1-like produces MKVLIIAVVLLLGLRMGDAIPSNRWSCYKKMLKDRNCLEIGLERMRPIDSLQNHYWEGSECDVVCYCNLFELLCCPRDVFFGSKISFVIPCKTPETGL; encoded by the exons ATGAAAGTATTAATCATCGCAGTCGTTCTCCTGCTCGGGTTACGTATGGGAGATGCGATTCCGTCGAACCGCTGGTCCTGCTACAAAAAGATGCTGAAGGACAGAAACTGCCTTGAAATTGGACTGGAGAGGATGAGACCCATCGACTCGCTACAGAACCATTACTGGGAGGGCAGtgagtgtgatgtggtgtgttaCTGTAACCTCTTCGAGCTGCTCTGCTGCCCCAG GGATGTCTTCTTTGGATCGAAAATCTCCTTTGTGATCCCATGCAAAACGCCTGAAACCGGACTTTGA